The sequence below is a genomic window from Candidatus Methylomirabilota bacterium.
GACCGCCCAGTTTTTGGGCGCCGCGGCGGCCGCCCAGTCCACGAGGTGACTGGCCAGCTCGAGCCGTCCTTCGGCGGCGAGGGCTCGGGCCCGGGCCAGGAGCGCATCGATCCCCCCTGCGAGATTCGCCACTTCCAGGCCGATCTCCGCTTCACGAGCGGGCTTCAGATGGGCCGGCCGACCATCCCACCAGCCGCCGTAGAGCCGCCAGATGTTCCGGATGACGTAGTCGGGCTCATCGTAGACGGCCTGGAGGTACGGCCGCTCGCTCAGATGCGCGGGAGGCTTGACCTCGGCCAGGATGTCCTCGAGCGTGAGTCCGGCATTCATCCGCGCC
It includes:
- a CDS encoding alkyl sulfatase dimerization domain-containing protein translates to ARMNAGLTLEDILAEVKPPAHLSERPYLQAVYDEPDYVIRNIWRLYGGWWDGRPAHLKPAREAEIGLEVANLAGGIDALLARARALAAEGRLELASHLVDWAAAAAPKNWAVHDVRADVYLARAQNSEALMTRGIFSEAARESAIKAGRPLPEQ